The following are encoded together in the Salvia hispanica cultivar TCC Black 2014 chromosome 6, UniMelb_Shisp_WGS_1.0, whole genome shotgun sequence genome:
- the LOC125195652 gene encoding uncharacterized protein LOC125195652, producing the protein MTPQPRRKKWTEAEERTLIDKYGDMTCDGTLSKMKTREKKYRPIALHVNSVHHVRDPVSYPWQWSWKDVSTKVQNMRHQYALVKQKIKKPESSIRGSGEDEFDWLEGITHWSNFLRYKEVFGDVPLVFASNDGVGGGNDCYEGDDIIPFGQLGEVGEGGFVAGIDGVENGVMDLEFDYDGEEGEDNYNGGSKSDACMREDAGARFVCEAIEPDMRKKRKVLKGMEKKAWGFLFNQLGSLKEMEARSEQREGERERERQRRDQLRMEMEKERERKWEEMEKDREVRENNRDKLRRKWIQEWEAMERENEERERRRRDEELRNQREWEERMNRRRSEWKKRMDETLSQHRAEIGQIQARIIHEQQNLTSQLIGIVSQWTGHPSALSDHAGASSHYMSQMIQNMHHVNGMVHGDARVEGDDNQEDQFIVDG; encoded by the coding sequence ATGACGCCTCAGCcaagaagaaagaaatggaCTGAGGCAGAGGAGAGGACTCTAATAGATAAGTATGGCGATATGACTTGTGATGGGACTTTATCTAAGATGAAAACTAGGGAGAAGAAATATAGGCCTATTGCTTTACATGTGAATTCTGTGCACCATGTCCGAGACCCGGTGTCGTATCCGTGGCAATGGAGTTGGAAAGATGTGTCTACGAAGGTGCAGAACATGAGGCATCAGTATGCCCTAGTTAAGCAGAAGATCAAGAAGCCCGAGTCTTCGATTAGGGGGTCGGGCGAGGATGAGTTTGATTGGTTGGAAGGGATTACACATTGGTCCAACTTTCTTAGGTATAAGGAGGTGTTTGGGGATGTGCCACTTGTGTTTGCAAGCAATGATGGGGTTGGAGGGGGGAATGATTGTTACGAAGGGGATGATATCATCCCGTTCGGGCAGCTGGGGGAGGTGGGGGAAGGGGGTTTCGTGGCTGGGATTGATGGGGTTGAGAATGGGGTGATGGATTTGGAGTTTGATTATGATGGGGAGGAGGGGGAAGACAATTacaacggagggagtaagagtGATGCTTGTATGAGGGAAGATGCTGGTGCGAGATTTGTATGTGAAGCTATAGAGCCGGatatgaggaagaagaggaaggtGTTGAAAGGGATGGAGAAGAAAGCGTGGGGTTTCCTTTTTAACCAGCTGGGGAGCTTGAAGGAGATGGAAGCTCGGAGTGAGCAGCGTgagggggagagagagagggagaggcaAAGAAGGGACCAGCTCCGGATGGAGATGGAGAAAGAGCGTGAGAGGAAGTGGGAAGAAATGGAGAAGGATCGAGAAGTTAGGGAGAACAATAGGGACAAGTTAAGGAGGAAGTGGATTCAAGAATGGGAAGCTATGGAGAGGGAGAATGAAGAgcgagagagaagaagaagagacgAGGAGTTAAGGAACCAGAGGGAATGGGAGGAGAGGATGAACCGGAGGAGATCAGAATGGAAGAAGAGGATGGATGAGACGTTGAGTCAACACCGAGCTGAAATAGGCCAGATTCAGGCGAGGATAATCCACGAGCAACAGAATCTTACCAGTCAGTTGATTGGAATTGTTTCACAGTGGACTGGCCATCCCTCGGCACTCTCTGATCACGCTGGAGCGAGTAGCCATTATATGTCGCAG
- the LOC125195651 gene encoding myb-like protein X isoform X2 — protein MSRCFPFPPPGYERKHLPEDVVLLKEAKPKEHKEKKEKKDRERKKDKEKKEKDGKEKHRDKKDRKGKHKDKKEKHRDKKREKEDRGKDKDKSSVSEESTVSRKLEERSGENLQPEWHNKHSRFEDEGKCSPLLHGQNGKKPSQSILPSQTTNGARSVQELNGWIQDEEKGGGSQFLQRVANVGKRDQGAAPRNNDGGKSFHVKKVELQGCNDGVFTGKATVQNLGVAKSKNEGIPRPLEVQNDSRLEDKEKYKEAWGNNKQGDKQKDRDKKSHRKDKHREKEMKKEAANANIENKKSESLNSGKKYLVDATFGKNENLHEDVVGAATNEASIKKRKDMDTNGFLHDGEIRPNKVQRLSTTENGRISTKFSSGKHNIPNKVWSDHGGQLNNGINEAKKPSPSKPNHPSGVNKLNHQIFVPPKTPDPAPSNVNEPPKMHKIKDHAAEASRRPPHPDSKYLSQILAVPTVGDWSEEDDQEWLLSKNGHPNKPKLEPAGVKEDLQVWSEAVHIKSADVCALPYVIPY, from the exons ATGTCTCGCTGCTTTCCATTTCCTCCACCGGGATATGAAAGAAAGCATCTACCAGAAGATGTGGTTCTGCTTAAAGAG GCTAAACCCAAAGAGCACAAagagaagaaggagaaaaaagatagGGAGAGGAAGAAAGACAAGgaaaagaaggagaaggatGGAAAGGAAAAACACAGAGACAAGAAAGACCGCAAAGGGAAGCACAaggacaaaaaagaaaaacacaggGATAAGAAAAGGGAGAAAGAGGACCGGGGAAAGGATAAAGATAAAAGTAGTGTCTCGGAAGAATCAACTGTTTCTAGGAAGCTTGAGGAAAGAAGTGGAGAGAACCTCCAACCTGAATGGCACAACAAACATAGCCGTTTTGAGGATGAAGGGAAATGTTCCCCCTTATTGCACGGTCAAAATGGAAAGAAGCCTTCACAGAGCATCTTGCCCTCCCAAACAACCAATGGAGCAAGATCAGTACAGGAACTGAACGGGTGGATCCAAGATGAGGAAAAGGGTGGAGGGAGCCAGTTTCTTCAGAGAGTCGCCAATGTGGGCAAAAGGGATCAAGGGGCAGCACCTAGGAATAACGATGGAGGTAAGAGCTTCCATGTTAAGAAAGTTGAGTTGCAAGGATGCAATGATGGCGTGTTTACTGGAAAGGCGACGGTCCAAAACCTCGGAGTTGccaaaagtaaaaatgaaggGATTCCTAGACCACTGGAAGTACAAAATGACTCAAGGTTGGAGGACAAAGAGAAGTACAAGGAAGCATGGGGTAATAATAAGCAGGGAGACAAACAGAAAGACAGGGATAAGAAAAGCCATAGAAAGGATAAACACAGGGAGAAGGAGATGAAAAAGGAGGCGGCTAATGCAAACatagaaaacaagaaaagcGAATCCCTAAATTCCGGAAAAAAATATCTTGTTGATGCTACttttggtaaaaatgaaaatttgcaCGAGGATGTTGTCGGTGCTGCTACTAATGAAGCGAGTATCAAGAAGCGGAAAGACATGGACACTAATGGTTTTCTTCATG ATGGTGAAATTAGGCCTAATAAAGTTCAAAGGCTTTCCACAACAGAGAATGGAAGAATATCCACTAAATTCTCTTCTGGTAAGCATAATATTCCAAACAAAGTTTGGTCGGATCACGGTGGCCAGTTGAACAATGGTATAAATGAAGCCAAGAAACCATCTCCATCTAAACCTAATCATCCTTCTGGTGTTAACAAGCTTAACCATCAAATTTTTGTACCTCCAAAGACGCCAGATCCTGCTCCTAGCAATGTAAATGAGCCTCccaaaatgcataaaataaagGACCATGCTGCTGAAGCATCAAGGAGGCCTCCACATCCCGATTCCAAGTATCTAAGTCAGATCTTAGCAGTTCCCACAGTGGGAGACTGGTCCGAGGAAGACGACCAAGAATGGTTATTAAGCAAAAACGGCCATCCAAATAAGCCCAAGTTAGAACCAGCCGGGGTCAAGGAAGATCTGCAAGTATGGTCTGAAGCTGTACATATCAAATCAGCTGATGTTTGTGCTCTGCCATATGTGATTCCTTACTGA
- the LOC125195651 gene encoding myb-like protein X isoform X1, whose product MIISLHLLTILFVAGKRPMSRCFPFPPPGYERKHLPEDVVLLKEAKPKEHKEKKEKKDRERKKDKEKKEKDGKEKHRDKKDRKGKHKDKKEKHRDKKREKEDRGKDKDKSSVSEESTVSRKLEERSGENLQPEWHNKHSRFEDEGKCSPLLHGQNGKKPSQSILPSQTTNGARSVQELNGWIQDEEKGGGSQFLQRVANVGKRDQGAAPRNNDGGKSFHVKKVELQGCNDGVFTGKATVQNLGVAKSKNEGIPRPLEVQNDSRLEDKEKYKEAWGNNKQGDKQKDRDKKSHRKDKHREKEMKKEAANANIENKKSESLNSGKKYLVDATFGKNENLHEDVVGAATNEASIKKRKDMDTNGFLHDGEIRPNKVQRLSTTENGRISTKFSSGKHNIPNKVWSDHGGQLNNGINEAKKPSPSKPNHPSGVNKLNHQIFVPPKTPDPAPSNVNEPPKMHKIKDHAAEASRRPPHPDSKYLSQILAVPTVGDWSEEDDQEWLLSKNGHPNKPKLEPAGVKEDLQVWSEAVHIKSADVCALPYVIPY is encoded by the exons CTATTTTGTTTGTTGCGGGAAAGCGTCCAATGTCTCGCTGCTTTCCATTTCCTCCACCGGGATATGAAAGAAAGCATCTACCAGAAGATGTGGTTCTGCTTAAAGAG GCTAAACCCAAAGAGCACAAagagaagaaggagaaaaaagatagGGAGAGGAAGAAAGACAAGgaaaagaaggagaaggatGGAAAGGAAAAACACAGAGACAAGAAAGACCGCAAAGGGAAGCACAaggacaaaaaagaaaaacacaggGATAAGAAAAGGGAGAAAGAGGACCGGGGAAAGGATAAAGATAAAAGTAGTGTCTCGGAAGAATCAACTGTTTCTAGGAAGCTTGAGGAAAGAAGTGGAGAGAACCTCCAACCTGAATGGCACAACAAACATAGCCGTTTTGAGGATGAAGGGAAATGTTCCCCCTTATTGCACGGTCAAAATGGAAAGAAGCCTTCACAGAGCATCTTGCCCTCCCAAACAACCAATGGAGCAAGATCAGTACAGGAACTGAACGGGTGGATCCAAGATGAGGAAAAGGGTGGAGGGAGCCAGTTTCTTCAGAGAGTCGCCAATGTGGGCAAAAGGGATCAAGGGGCAGCACCTAGGAATAACGATGGAGGTAAGAGCTTCCATGTTAAGAAAGTTGAGTTGCAAGGATGCAATGATGGCGTGTTTACTGGAAAGGCGACGGTCCAAAACCTCGGAGTTGccaaaagtaaaaatgaaggGATTCCTAGACCACTGGAAGTACAAAATGACTCAAGGTTGGAGGACAAAGAGAAGTACAAGGAAGCATGGGGTAATAATAAGCAGGGAGACAAACAGAAAGACAGGGATAAGAAAAGCCATAGAAAGGATAAACACAGGGAGAAGGAGATGAAAAAGGAGGCGGCTAATGCAAACatagaaaacaagaaaagcGAATCCCTAAATTCCGGAAAAAAATATCTTGTTGATGCTACttttggtaaaaatgaaaatttgcaCGAGGATGTTGTCGGTGCTGCTACTAATGAAGCGAGTATCAAGAAGCGGAAAGACATGGACACTAATGGTTTTCTTCATG ATGGTGAAATTAGGCCTAATAAAGTTCAAAGGCTTTCCACAACAGAGAATGGAAGAATATCCACTAAATTCTCTTCTGGTAAGCATAATATTCCAAACAAAGTTTGGTCGGATCACGGTGGCCAGTTGAACAATGGTATAAATGAAGCCAAGAAACCATCTCCATCTAAACCTAATCATCCTTCTGGTGTTAACAAGCTTAACCATCAAATTTTTGTACCTCCAAAGACGCCAGATCCTGCTCCTAGCAATGTAAATGAGCCTCccaaaatgcataaaataaagGACCATGCTGCTGAAGCATCAAGGAGGCCTCCACATCCCGATTCCAAGTATCTAAGTCAGATCTTAGCAGTTCCCACAGTGGGAGACTGGTCCGAGGAAGACGACCAAGAATGGTTATTAAGCAAAAACGGCCATCCAAATAAGCCCAAGTTAGAACCAGCCGGGGTCAAGGAAGATCTGCAAGTATGGTCTGAAGCTGTACATATCAAATCAGCTGATGTTTGTGCTCTGCCATATGTGATTCCTTACTGA